A single Triticum dicoccoides isolate Atlit2015 ecotype Zavitan chromosome 2A, WEW_v2.0, whole genome shotgun sequence DNA region contains:
- the LOC119355205 gene encoding ultraviolet-B receptor UVR8-like, producing the protein MDAAISAAHEAPPAVVLVSAGASHSVALLAGNVLCTWGRGEDGQLGHGDAEDRLVPTVITGFEAPGITSVICGADHTTAYSEDEHQVYSWGWGDFGRLGHGNSTDVFTPQPVKALQGIKIKQLACGDSHCLAVTMAGEVLSWGRNQNGQLGLGTTEDSLLPQTIQAFEGISVKMIAAGAEHTAAVTEDGEIYGWGWGRYGNLGLGDRNDRLVPEKVSSVEGEKMVLVACGWRHTITVSSSGSLYTYGWSKYGQLGHGDFEDHLVPHKVEALKDSSTSQISGGWRHTMALTSDGKLYGWGWNKFGQVGAGDNADHCSPAQVNFPEEQKVAQVACGWRHTLAFTEKKNVFAWGRGTSGQLGHGEIVDRNTPVIIDALSPDGPGSKKLESSAAIPFAAKIWVSPSERYALVPDEKVAKSGDVSARGNGADASVPENDVKRMRVSS; encoded by the exons ATGGACGCGGCCATATCCGCCGCCCACGAAGCGCCGCCCGCTGTCGTCCTCGTCTCCGCCGGCGCCAGCCACTCCGTCGCCCTCCTCG CGGGCAATGTGCTGTGCACGTGGGGCAGGGGAGAGGACGGGCAGCTCGGCCACGGGGACGCCGAGGACCGgctcgtgccgacggtgatcaccggCTTTGAGGCGCCGGGGATCACGTCCGTCATCTGCGGGGCGGACCACACCACCGCCTACTCCGAGGACGAGCACCAGGTCTACAGCTGGGGGTGGGGGGATTTCGGGAGGCTGGGGCATGGCAACTCCACCGACGTGTTCACGCCCCAGCCGGTCAAGGCGCTGCAGGGGATAAAGATCAAGCAGCTAGCCTGTGGGGATAGCCACTGTCTGGCCGTCACCATGGCCGGTGAAGTGCTCAG TTGGGGGCGTAACCAAAATGGCCAGCTTGGCCTTGGAACTACTGAAGATTCGCTGCTCCCACAAACGATTCAAGCTTTTGAG GGTATTTCTGTGAAGATGATTGCTGCTGGTGCCGAACATACTGCTGCAGTAACTGAAGATGGCGAAATCTATGGATGGGGCTGGGGTCGATATGGAAACTTGGGTCTTGGTGATCGGAATGACCGATTAGTTCCTGAAAAAGTATCTTCAGTGGAG GGAGAGAAGATGGTGCTTGTTGCATGCGGATGGCGCCATACCATTACTGTTTCCTCCTCCGGTAGTTTGTACACTTACGGTTGGAGTAAATATGGTCAGCTTGGTCATGGCGACTTTGAAGATCATCTAGTTCCACATAAAGTAGAAGCCTTAAAGGATAGCTCTACATCCCAG ATTTCAGGTGGATGGAGGCACACAATGGCACTTACATCAGATGGAAAACTTTATGGATGGGGATGGAACAAG TTTGGGCAAGTTGGAGCTGGCGACAATGCTGATCACTGTTCCCCAGCACAGGTTAATTTTCCAGAGGAACAG AAAGTTGCCCAAGTTGCTTGTGGATGGAGGCACACTCTTGCTTTCACAGAAAAGAAAAATGTGTTTGCATGGGGAAGGGGTACCAGTGGACAACTCGGTCATGGGGAAATAGTTGACAG GAACACACCTGTGATTATTGATGCCCTAAGCCCGGATGGTCCTGGCTCCAAGAAGCTGGAATCTTCAGCAGCTATTCCCTTTGCAG CTAAAATTTGGGTGTCACCCTCTGAAAGATATGCTCTTGTTCCTGATGAGAAG GTTGCCAAATCAGGCGATGTCAGCGCACGTGGCAATGGTGCGGATGCGAGTGTGCCCGAGAACGATGTAAAGAGAATGCGCGTGTCATCCTAG